The sequence attcgcatatatatatatatatatgcatatatgtattttTACGTGGTCATATGTATACATGGAGGGcaacacacaaacacacatCTGCTAAAATCCACGCAAATGCGCATGTCTTCGTAAGAGAGACGAGCAAAGCAGACTTCATACCCCGAAAACATCTGCACGTCCCCCAGGACGTAGAAGGGattcgtctcctcgtcccAGCGCCACTTCGGTGTATTCCAAGTGAAGGGCAGGTCGAGGCCTGTCCCGCTGTGGCAGCAGTCCATCACGGCCGTCAACCGACAGCCGTTTTGCAGTGGCTGGACCAGAAACGCGTGCAGCTGAAAAGACAAACAAAGGAACCCAATCAAACTCTCCACACGCCGAACCGAAACACGTGAGGTGGGCGTTGTGAAATAGAGAACtcgcgagaggaagggggGGAGCTCTACGCCGCCTGAGGAAGTACGCGCAGGCCACCGACACAGCTCGAAAACGTGGCAAAGGACTGGGGTGacgccgcacacgcagatAGCCTCACTGAATGAAAAAAACGCAGGCCTGTGCCTCGAACCGGTGCGCGGAGACACCACGAGAGCGGTGCCTTGCGCTGCGGGGTTGCGTCGCAAAGGCATACCAGCGTGCAGCCCAGACAGGGGGATACGCTTTTTGGTACGGTTTTTTCAAGGTGTAGCTGCACACGCGTGAGCATATCTCTATTCAGAAAACGAGGCAACGCAGGCGTTACAGAAATGTATCTGTGCGTCTCCTCATCCAGAtgctggcgcgccgcgcggtctCCGGCGTGCGTCGAGAGCCACGCACCTCGTCATCAAGAATTTGTCCAGCTGTGTCGAAGTCTACGGGGAGAATGGTTTCGTCGTAGCCATCCTGCTCAATGCCGCTGCGGTCAACCTGCCGGCCGCCGTGGCCCGAGTAGTGGAAAAAAAGCGAGTCCCCCGGCCGATTGTCGATGCTGAGCCACCGCATAGCCTGACCAGCACACACAGACGGCCACGGTAACTCCCTCGATTTCCGCCAAACCAGTCTCTCTCTGGTTTGGCggcatgcagcgcctgcagttCGTGGTCGCTCATGAACTACATCCGTATGCGGGCCGACGCAAGCAGCCTCCCTGCACGCGTGACTCAACGGCTGCGGGAAAGGCCTCTGAGTCGTTTGCTGCACCTCCACGCACGGCCCCCTGCGAGAAGGAAGGAACATGTTGCAGGTGCTCGGGACCTCCAGCGAACCACGTCGCCTCACAAACCACTGGGCTCAAACAGGAGCATGCATATCTTACCATATatagagagggagagacatATGTATGTGCTTAGATATATATTATTTATGTGATTCGGGTGCGTGGTTTCCAAGCACCTTGAGCATGTTGTTTCGCGTTGGACGGTAGAGCGCATTCGGGTTGTCGTCGGTCAAAACGACCATGGTGGTGCTGGAGTCGTGGAAGCCGTAAATGGAGCAGAGCAGATTCTTCATGCGGTGCACGTCGTTCACGCAGCctcgcagctccgcgcgcgtcccccgGTAGTTGATGCCAATCAGCAGAGCCTTCCGCCGGCCTGGACCACGCACAAAAACGAACGAAGAAGGCCAAATcacgcgccgacgcctgaCGCAACGGGAAGCAAAAAACACAGCCGCTAGCATCGCACCATTACTCAGTCAAGATCGCTAAATTCCGCCTGAAGGAAAACACACAGAACGCACCACGCCACGATGCATATGAActtatatgcgtatatatacgtatatctATGTGgagatatgtatatatacgtgaTATATGCGTTCCCGGCCGTCTTTGGATGATGCCTTTGCTTGTGGAGACGTGCCTATCCGATGCCGTCTATTCCCCTGAAGGCACTGGGCGCCCCTAAGAAGCGCAAAAAAACCTCTGCTGAGGAGGGcaggtcgcggccgcgagggtGTCGCCTCTTCGCAACGAAGGCCACCGGAGAGATCGGACCGCTGCCGACCAGCCCCACGACGACGCATTTACGGATCTACAGCGGTCTGTTTTTCTATCTAGCCAGACGTCTCTCCACTCTGTTACCCAACTCCCACGGCGCTTGAACACAAAAAGCGACATACCTGAAGGGAGGATCTTGCCGACCTGCGCGTACATCGGGGCAGGCGTGAAGCCGTAGTGCTGCGGCGCAACCTGCAGTAGCGGGGGCGCGTGACCCACAGGGACCATCGGGCCTGGGGGCCCGTaggacgagggcgccgctgGGGCCGCAGAGTACTGGGTCCACGAGACggccggctgctgcgcaacttcctccgcctgcagcgcgaacgAAACAGGACACCACCTGACTGTACTAAGACCGGCGCGCACTCGCCGAACACGTGGGGGAACGTGACACAggaccccccctccctcccaagaggagacagagttCCACGATGGGGTGCGCAGTCACCTCCGACCGAACGCGGACAGCCCCGCAGACGTCACACGAAAAATGCACAACAAACGTCGCTGAGACACCTCGGACCGGCGGAGCAGCCAACAGACTCGTCTCCGTGGCGTCCGCCGCTTGCCCTGAAAAAGGCTTACCTGATGCTCCAAGTCATGCACGTGGGTttcgttcgcctccgcagcctgcgccaCCAGACGCTTCAGCAGAATATCGACAGCCTTCTCGCGGTCCCCACCTGCCTCAGTCAAAGCCCTACACACACAAGAACAAACGCGTGCAGACATCCACACAGACGCACAGTTGGTGAGCACGCATACACgaatatttatatgtatatctgcgCAGTGAGTGAATATGCATAACGgattatacatatatgtatacagaTGCGCAGTTAGTGGGTACACATATAggaatatacatatatattcatactGATGCGCAATCACTGAATAAAAATATGGGattaaatatatatatatatatatatatatatatatatatatatatatatatatatatatatatatatatatatggccGCACCTGCCGTGTGCACCACCGCCAGGACGGCTCACGAGGGACCTACAAAATCGCGCTCCGCACATGCAGAAAGCTCGGGATTCGACATGGGCTGCGGAAGGACGGAGCTACACACTTCGAAGCAACAGCGAATGGCCTTCCTACCCTTCGATTTCTTTCTTGGAACACTGCGGGAGAATCGTCTTCACGTATTGAATGTCCCCGTCCTTCCAGTGACCCGACGCCGTgagcgaggctgcgaggGGGAACGCACGAAGATGCAGAGAAGGACAGTGAGCCGCGGAACTAGCACGTCCACAttctgcttctctgctcGCTCATGAACAGACCCTCGTACAGCCACGCACAGAAAGCGACCGAccggaggcagcgaaggcgactcAGAAAAAAAATGACGTGAGATGTAAAAccacgcggagagcggcgctgTCTGAAATTACGAACGCAAGGTGAGAGCAAACAACAAAAAGACATCTCCAGAATCCAGTTTCAGGGCGACAGGCGTCCTATCGTTTCTGCATTCCCCAGCGTCGACCGCCCCTGTCCTTCCGCCTTCCTGAGTCTCGCTCTGGCTCcgttcgcctgtctccggAGATCGACCCTTCCTGCGATCTTCATCGGCCTCGCGACGCTAAACATTCAGACGTATCACATCTAGCTACCCCGCACTCCATCGCAAGCTATGCTTCTCCCTGTTGCAACACTCTTCATCTGAAACTTAGGCCTCCCAGCAAGGCATCCCGATCGCGGGTGGTAGCGCGCGCCCCTACCCGCCCACGTTGCTGCTCCACCAAGCCTTGCTCGAGGGCGAGCATCAGACAATCGAGGTTGCGGCAGACGCTCGCTGCGTCCACCTGGCAACGCTACACGTCGAGTTCGTGCAATGCGACACTCTTGAGCAGTCCGTCACGCTGCGTTCGGAGCTAGTCGAGTGTTATAGGGcactctccctcttcttaCCCTGCTGCTCCTTGGGCGGGGGTCTCTCAGGGGGTACCGAGACGCAccccagctgctgcggcgcggcccaCGCATACTGTGAAGGGTACGATGACCCGCCATAAGTCCCCTGATTCCGGTTGTAGCACCCAGGGGCTGGCGCGCCAGAGTAGCCTCCAGGGGCGAACCCGTAGGCTGCAGTGCTCTGAGGCGCAGCACCCaccgcgacgaggccgtAGGGCCCGCAGGCCCCACCTGGCGGCGGGGGTGCGTAGGGGTAGTTGGGATAGGGCCCTGGGGACGCGGGGTACGCGGGGGCCGGGGGGTTGGGGGCTGCGGGGcaagccggcggcgcctggggtTGTGCGAAGGCGGGTCGGGGGTAGCCATtcgtcgctggcgcgtcgGAGACACGCgggggcgaggcgacaggaggCGGGCATCCGGCGAGCAGACGGTGTTCAAGAACTGTCTGCTGGTgctcgaaggcgcggcgctgtctctgttcctctgcgtgcaggtccaggcgctgctgcagttcgGCCTTGTTGGCCGCCTCGTCGAAGTACTGCATCTGCATCGCGAGGACCAACACGGGTGAGGCCCCCAGGTTCTTGCAGTTaaccgcggcgagcggaaagGCGAAGACTGTGCGAGAGTCCTGAAGTGGAAAGAGGCGCAACACACGGGAAAAGAGGCGCCAGAAAGTCCAGAAGAAAATGCAgcccgaggaggaagagacgaACGCGAGAAATGATCCCACACAAGCACTGGCATGTCTAACGACATtcatacatatgcatatatgtatgtacaattatatacacatacatatatatacatacacatacatatacatatatatatatatacatatgcatatgtacatgcatatatacataaaagGTGAGTGTGTGCGCCCACGGGAAACGCACCCAGAGGCGTGACGGGGCGTGTGGTTCCTGGCTAtctgtttttttcgccgCGGCCCACAGCCACTCACTGCGGGGGCCTTGGTGAGGTCGACCGTGGCCTCTGCAACCTTTTTGTGGGAGAAGGTGCCTGCGGCCCACAGCTGCATGCTGAGGACGGGGGAGTCGGCGTCGGCTTGGAAGGGAAGGAGGACGTTGAACGAAAagtgcagcgaggcgccgagtTTCTTCTGGGGCTCGGTCTTGTACTTttcgccgcgccagcggaaCTTCACGTAGTAGCCGTGCGAAGAGCTGACCGCAGCGCCATCCAAGCCGTCGACGCGAAGGACGCTCATCGTGACGCGCGGCTTCAGGTGAGCCATTTTGGATTCgggagcggagagacgagaaTCGAATCACGCAGGCAGACAGTAAGGCGGgggcagagacagccgccgAAGCGAAGAGCGGACGCAGCGACGGCTGACAGGGACGGCAACGTGCGACAAGAGCAGAAGACAGACAAGCAAGGAACAcagagagacggagacacGAGGCcaggggggggacggggagggcaagacgaagagaaagaaacgcGGGAAAGAGACGGGAGGGAGAAAGAGATACTTACATGAAGTCGAGGAAAGAGTACGGCTACGAAGAGAActgggaagaagaggatggACCACTGTAGATGAGGAAGGGAGAAGGAAGCCGAGAAAGTCTaaacgaggagagaaaaccgTGGCGAGTAGAAGAATCAAAGGCAAAGAAACAGTGAGGGCGGTGACAGCGAAGCACACGCCTCAAAGGAAAAGCTCAGGTCGCAGCGAGCATGTAGATTGAAGTGAGGAGAAGAACGTGAGGACGGTCGAGCTGACCACGTTTCTGCAACTAAACAGAGAGGATCATGAAAGCGattgaagaagaagagcatTGCATGGGTGCCGCCGCTCTACGTTTCTCCTTTCTCGCAGCATAGCTTACACGAAGGGGGTCAGCGAGAAGTACCAACTGGCGGAAAAGATTCTCTCCAGAGCTCTTCAGTGGCAAACTGAACCTACTCCGGAACCTCTACTTCAGTATCCCTCAAGAAAAACGAGGTTCCTCGCGAATCACCCGGAAAAATCGCGAGTGTCATGTCTGCTTGACGCACAGAGACAAGCTCGgagtcgccgcggcagccactACAACAAGCCGCCGGTCCTCGACGGGTCTTTTCGAGTGACAACGTCTTGATAAAAAGTAGATGGAAAAAGCGCCCGGTATGTCAGGGGACTGGCTCAAGGGAGGGCGAAAAAAGCGAGATTCCCCAGCGCTGTCTCCTATTAATCGCCTGCATGTTTTCTCGAGGGCTAGCTGCACTGCTCGAAGAGAGGCCGAAAGACCAAGGCCACCAAAGGCCCTCGGATATCCTTCTTTCTCGTACTCGGTTTGCAAGCACACACCACGGCAATTATCGTCTTCTGAACCAATtaaagaaggagacgaaccTGACAATCGGTCTTTGTTTTCGGCCGCGAGTTCCTCTCGCTGTTGGGCCTAGGTTCCCGCGAGGGGCTGAAGGTGCTCACGAGTATCAGAGTCCGTTGCATGCTGCGGCTGCTTATACATTGATGTAACATGAACAGCTCtgctctccttcgcttcccTAGACTGTCTCTCTTGGGATTATCTGCGCGAAAAAATAGCCTCTGAAGCTTGGCTCCTCAGAACACACTGAAGCGGCCTGTCACACAGAGGTTTAGGCTGCAATCCACGCAAGGGTGCGCCCCTCAgcgtcgtctctctttcAAGAGTTTGGGGTCGACAGGAGCTACGCACTTACATGGAGGGGCTCAGGTTTTCTGCGCCCACAACTGTCCAGGGGAAATGAAGTCCCTCTCGGATGCAAGGTGCTTGGTGGGTCGAAAGCAGGCCTGTGCGATAAATGCCGCCCTCTGTGCTGTGTCGGCAACTGGGAACGTTCTCTGACTGCTGAAGCTAGAGAAGGCAATAAATGGACTTGGCGAAGCGAGCCGTCTCTCTATCAGAGGGCATAAAGAATCAATGAACGTCGGCCAACTGCGGTTCGCAGCCTGTGCCCCGCGTCGGATAGTATAGGTAGTGCAGACACGCCAATACAGTAGCATACTGTTGTGTGGTGCCCTCCCGATTTCTAGCCCAGAACAGGAGCGGAGTCTTTCAGACTCGTCTGTTGCATGTGTATGTGCGcctatatacgtatgtatatgaaAATGCGTGTCAATAGCTATAGATAGCGCGTCTCTTCAAATATTCTTGGAATACATATGCGAAATTCCGCTGACACAGATCCATGCACTACAGCTTAGCATGCATTCACTGCACGTGATACGGTATCGAGATCCTCGAATTGAGGGAAGACGGGAAAAGGCAGCTTTGGCACTCACGCAGAGTCGAGGAATCGGCCGGAACAGGTGTTCTAAGGGTTATCCTCGACAGCAACAGGTTATTTCCTGAGATCCCATTTCATCTGCCCGTCTACTACGGTGGTCTGGCCTACAACAGCAGTGGCATCCTTCACTTGATGCACGAGATTCAAAACCAGGCGAGCGGAACCAGGTAGatgcctccctcctccccctgAAGCTCGATCTGCTAGCATTACATGCAGTCTCGTCTGGGGAAGCTCTTTTGAATTACGTCTATCTATGCAAAGATATGTGATCACGACAGCTTCGGAAATGTGTCCCGTTACCTGTGGAGACCTTTAAACCGTGGTTAAAGGTGAAGATGCAAACGAGGAGGATTCCTTCGCGAAAACGCGGATGGAGACAGACGTCATTTTCCTATAGTAATGGAGGCGAGCACGTGCGCTAGCCAGACGGTTTACCACACACCAAATGGCCCGATGCGCTGCTTTCCAACCCGATGGATCTCGCGTACGCGGTCTCCCACGCCTGCTTCATTGCGCATTCAGGTCTAGGGACTGCAGAGAAAAGCCGCTGCAGACTACATGCATGTGTTTCGCGTGCCGGCAGCAATACTGCAACAATACTAGAATCACTTGACAACAGCGGAGCTGGAGTAAAATCCGGGATGTGCTGCGTGTATGGGAACCAGCGAGAGCTCAGAAGCGGGAGAGCATCAGATCCACCCCGGCCACTAGCTGCACCAGACGAAAGTAGCCTTCTTTACGCCATCCACCAGGTTCTGGAATAAACTAGGCGTGTAGGTACTGACTCATTTGAATGCGTCACTAGCCTCCTGCTCGGCTGCTGGGGCATGCAGGCGTCGAACAGATGGATGATGACAAGGAATAAAAGAACGAGAGAGGCTCATAAAGGTATACAGAGCAACCTTCAGATCTGGTGATTAAATCAAACAAACCGCTAGAAGGGGGGCAGCGCACAGCCTGCGCGTGGTGACCAGGGGTGACGCGGGTTGTCTCACCAGATGCAGCGCGGCAGCAACGGCGTttgacgcatgcagcgccagACCGATTTTCACCATCATGCAAAGCGCACATCGACTCAAAACGAATACACGACCAACGATCTCCTGCCTAGGAAGTCTTCCTTGTCTGACGGCGTCGCACTGCGTGCTCAAACGGTGGGAGAGAGAAACCCTGAGCTTGTTTGCGCTGTTCGCGCGCTACATTCCGTACTCACCTTCGTCGCTTCGCATGCAATCGGGTAGAGTCATATTTTCACAACTTCCTTGCCGTCGCAGAAAACAAAATAACGACGACTAACTACCCAttttttcgcttctgctTGTTTACGTTTTTTTTATCGCGACACTGACTGCCGAGTGCAGTCTGCGATGGTGTAGTCGGCGACGTGTATTCCcggcgctgctcgctgaTGGGTGGCGTAGCTAAAGCCGGAGGCCTGGGAAAGCAGGCTCTCCGCGCATTTCGCAGTTCTCCTTTCATTCTTTTCCTCTCGGTGCGCAAGGGACTCGAGCCAGTGCTGCTTAGGGAGCTGCGGacctcgccctctcttcgcGACATCTGCGGCAAAGGCGACGCTTCAAGCCGCTCCGAGGCCCCCTCGTTTCCGCGAGAGGACCCTCCCTTCGGCggcgaaaagagaagaaatgTCCGCCTCCAGTGTGTGCAGGGCGGCGTCATTCTTCACGGCGCCGACTGGGAagtcgcgtcgcgcgtgtgtgcgtaCACCCGCGTTGCCGAAGCTGTCTGGTTGCGCCTTGCGCACTCCGGAGGGTGCACCAATGAGCAGAAACTGGAAACTGCGCTCAGAAAGGTCAAGTGGGAGGAGGTGAGTTATCTGCTCCTTGCTCCCGCCACGCAGACACCAACTCCCCTCTTATGCGGGTAAAAGGGAACAGCCTTATACAACCCAGTCATTTGCTTCCCTTGTGATACCACAGTCGGCTGCGTCGACTTCTCGCTTCAGGAGTCCCGCACGCTCGCTGCAGGCTAGGCATGCTCCTGCTACCTGCTTGCCTCTGTTCGCCAATGGAGCTATCTCAATCCGTTTATTTTTCCTGAGGTGAATGTGGCGTTGCCGTCTGTCGCGCGCTAGACACGTTTGGCGTGCAGACTGCGTCAAGTTCTCTCCCTGTCTCTTTGTCTTCTCAGTTCTTCCCCAATTCCTCCATTCTTCCCCTGGTGCCGCTGCGGGtttcctccttcgcttcgGCCCTCTGCAACGAACGACGCATTCGCCAGGTTGTGCGCGAGACGCTGGAGAGAGTGAATGCGGAGTGCCGTCTAGGCGGCCTCAGACGTGAACCGCGCAGAGGGGCGGAGCAAGAAGGAACCCCGCCCTCTGCGACTGATGCTCACgggccctccgcggcgccctctccgGTTTCGTTGGTAGAGTCGCCTCCCTCATCTGCGTCCGCTCCTCCGTCTGCGGAGTCGGCCTTTCTGGCGGCGATGGaacctgcgcgccgcctgatGGAGGCGCTGAATTTCCGCTTCTCCGTCACGCTCGCTTCGGATTCGCTCTTCGTCGACGTGCAGCTCTCCCCACGCCTCACGCCGCGTCcatatctgtatctatctcGGTTTCTGTCACcggccgcggcttcgcgaggTGAGGCATCTTCAGGTTtcggctcttcgccgcctctgccgcctgcgtgcgACAACGAGCCCTCCAACTTTGCCTCggcaggagacgcgaagaccgcgcctgacgccgagcgcgccgtCACCTCCcaggcggcctccgccgacagcgacgcctgcgggcgctccCCGTTCGCGCGCGATTTGGGCGAGccatcttcttctctgtggGCTGgttcgtcgtctgcgtcgtgcTTCAGCGGCTGGCTTCCTCCCCTCTCCGAGGAGCTCCGCCCTTGTTCGTTTCCCGTCCTGCGGAAGATGCTCGACGCGCGTgagcagaagcgccgcgcgccggagacCTTCGCAGACATCGCTGACTCACCGACCGCCGCGGGCCCGTCGAGAGGTTCTGGGGCCCGTGcggggtcgccgccgccgccctggtCGCTGGTGGAGACCTCGCAGGCGATTCGGCGCCACGgccagctgcggctgctgcgtgagcggtacgccgccgctgaacgggaggcgcgcggcgacgccgctgaagctgcggccgaagcgcgagaggcgtgcggccgcgcacagggcgaagaagcgccgagagaagaggcCCCTGCTGGGTCGCTTCTATCGGCAGTCCGCGTCGCCAACGAGGGTGCGGGGGCGCAGGTGCGCGTAGCAGGGGAAATGGAGAGAGAACGAATTATGGCGTTTTGGGACtcagcagagagacagcgagaaagggaggcgagggcccGGGTTCGCCCGCGGTGGCAGAAGAGCGCGTTTGAGAAGCTCCTCGACTCGTTAGCCAAGGCCGAGCAGATGGCGAcagaaggaagcgagaagTTCATGGCGGGCCAATTGCGTTACGCACAGGGAGGCGTGGAGGACAAGCTCGCTTGCAACTGTGAGACAAAGCGGAATGTGTCGAGCGGCAGCTTGGCGGGTAGCGCGGTGTCCGCCACGCGAAATGTCCCTGAAACGGCATCCAGCTGCTCTCAGCCACCCGCTCCGACTGCAGCTCTTGTTTCTCCGTCTTGCCACGTTCCGTCGGCCGCTCTTCATTGGGATCCCCCTCCGTCGGTTTCCTGTGCAgactcgccttcttctgcttctaCCCGGGGTCCtgctcctctcctcgctgcgacgtctgtctctgcgccttcatCGCCGGTGTCGCggtcctctgcctcgcctaGCCTGCCGCTTCGCTTGCCTATCGAGGTCGAgctcctgcgtctgcagcacctTCACTTTGGGCGGcgacaggcagcggcgcgtgcggccggcctcctccctcccgcggcgctcgcctccgtgtCTGGGCTCGTCGAGGCCTACGAGTCCGACGACGCgatggcggccgcggtcgcccttGCGAGTGGAATCAAGCGAGCGTgccgaagagaaaaagacgtCGTGGTAAGGCTGTAGATGCTGATTGGTGTCCGGAGGCCCGAAGTCACTCTCACCCGACCAGGTGG is a genomic window of Besnoitia besnoiti strain Bb-Ger1 chromosome IV, whole genome shotgun sequence containing:
- a CDS encoding hypothetical protein (encoded by transcript BESB_056480), which gives rise to MGGVAKAGGLGKQALRAFRSSPFILFLSVRKGLEPVLLRELRTSPSLRDICGKGDASSRSEAPSFPREDPPFGGEKRRNVRLQCVQGGVILHGADWEVASRVCAYTRVAEAVWLRLAHSGGCTNEQKLETALRKVKWEEFFPNSSILPLVPLRVSSFASALCNERRIRQVVRETLERVNAECRAEQEGTPPSATDAHGPSAAPSPVSLVESPPSSASAPPSAESAFLAAMEPARRLMEALNFRFSVTLASDSLFVDVQLSPRLTPRPYLYLSRFLSPAAASRGEASSGFGSSPPLPPACDNEPSNFASAGDAKTAPDAERAVTSQAASADSDACGRSPFARDLGEPSSSLWAGSSSASCFSGWLPPLSEELRPCSFPVLRKMLDAREQKRRAPETFADIADSPTAAGPSRGSGARAGSPPPPWSLVETSQAIRRHGQLRLLRERYAAAEREARGDAAEAAAEAREACGRAQGEEAPREEAPAGSLLSAVRVANEGAGAQVRVAGEMERERIMAFWDSAERQREREARARVRPRWQKSAFEKLLDSLAKAEQMATEGSEKFMAGQLRYAQGGVEDKLACNCETKRNVSSGSLAGSAVSATRNVPETASSCSQPPAPTAALVSPSCHVPSAALHWDPPPSVSCADSPSSASTRGPAPLLAATSVSAPSSPVSRSSASPSLPLRLPIEVELLRLQHLHFGRRQAAARAAGLLPPAALASVSGLVEAYESDDAMAAAVALASGIKRACRREKDVVVWDPFCGDGGLLLEVALLIKDDFPICPPRVPSALARLRGVRDAWPRASASASSSRELPASPSSLSKSLVSASESPASDFRRCQGAVTLVGSDERALLLRAARERVRSFCAFYSRGAECGRMRRALASPEVRDAGEARGQPIITGQEEASDREQTKSSEPLRSAQEAPTTGELEDEHATTAINRRAAIPMFTRGPQIVPLSSDSAAAATPAAARVRADLDSGAQAISFDQLVYGRSLEAEGTETEDASQSTHASPFPRATATRQTAEPRNLQEGDANQAGRGDRCACDEKTQDAPEAQREEPQISDRVFTPDETDTAWEVESFPFRFALLHASHHHVATFLKGAFILTRMPGRREGEFMGSAHKKAVLLYERFGHLIASRDDWRAVYVVTKGSAFQHYSRLDWERVLTWRDVSDQPLQLLRWTGRKRALYASTTKAERENVLEEIDTRLDAADA
- a CDS encoding ICE family protease (caspase) p20 domain-containing protein (encoded by transcript BESB_056470) is translated as MAHLKPRVTMSVLRVDGLDGAAVSSSHGYYVKFRWRGEKYKTEPQKKLGASLHFSFNVLLPFQADADSPVLSMQLWAAGTFSHKKVAEATVDLTKAPADSRTVFAFPLAAVNCKNLGASPVLVLAMQMQYFDEAANKAELQQRLDLHAEEQRQRRAFEHQQTVLEHRLLAGCPPPVASPPRVSDAPATNGYPRPAFAQPQAPPACPAAPNPPAPAYPASPGPYPNYPYAPPPPGGACGPYGLVAVGAAPQSTAAYGFAPGGYSGAPAPGCYNRNQGTYGGSSYPSQYAWAAPQQLGCVSVPPERPPPKEQQASLTASGHWKDGDIQYVKTILPQCSKKEIEGALTEAGGDREKAVDILLKRLVAQAAEANETHVHDLEHQAEEVAQQPAVSWTQYSAAPAAPSSYGPPGPMVPVGHAPPLLQVAPQHYGFTPAPMYAQVGKILPSGRRKALLIGINYRGTRAELRGCVNDVHRMKNLLCSIYGFHDSSTTMVVLTDDNPNALYRPTRNNMLKAMRWLSIDNRPGDSLFFHYSGHGGRQVDRSGIEQDGYDETILPVDFDTAGQILDDELHAFLVQPLQNGCRLTAVMDCCHSGTGLDLPFTWNTPKWRWDEETNPFYVLGDVQMFSGCADDETSADLAGHEARAPGGAMTTAFIAVLTARPFGHSYPSLMQGLTESMVSRGLSQRPQLTSSQKFDFNRPFNLSDVIPNHNKVLGRQIRRRRKPLPEGAGMRGRPGAGMGDVVLLAGAGLATGLLVGSLLSD